From the Pomacea canaliculata isolate SZHN2017 linkage group LG14, ASM307304v1, whole genome shotgun sequence genome, one window contains:
- the LOC112554999 gene encoding E3 ubiquitin-protein ligase rnf168-like isoform X2 — translation MASKQSSSLQGDKETLDECKCPICMYILIEPVTLPCAHELCMPCYKKNVEEGSFTCPLCRTRISNWARKATKNNTLLDQKRWEQVKKLFPEKVQRRLDGLDDVTDEDDMNDNEEIDLQYRRIVQLSKPGEIREEYEAEVKRLDHGAEEERRREEEASVALIQELVTEDNQHIQKNQHLQQKIARQDEKLAQAESTSLVLTLMWCFLPHQNPQR, via the exons ATGGCATCCAAACAGTCATCATCTCTTCAAGGCGATAAAGAGACACTGGATGAATGTAAATGCCCAATTTGTATGTATATTCTTATCGAGCCTGTGACACTTCCATGTGCCCACGAGCTTTGTATGCCATGTTACAAGAAAAACGTTGAAGAAGGCAGCTTTACGTGCCCGTTATGTCGCACACGAATATCCAACTGGGCTCGTAAAGCGACGAAAAACAACACTCTTTTGGACCAGAAACGCTGGGAACAAGTTAAGAAATTATTCCCTGAAAAAGTTCAAAGACGTCTTGATGGATTAGACGACGTAACTGACGAAGATGATATGAATGACAACGAAGAAATCG ATTTGCAGTACAGGCGAATAGTGCAACTGTCCAAACCTGGAGAGATTCGAGAAGAATATGAAGCAGAAGTGAAAAGG TTGGATCATGGAGCagaagaggagagaaggagggaagaggAGGCAAGTGTTGCTCTGATACAGGAACTTGTTACTGAAGACAATCAACACATTCAAAAGAATCAACATTTACAGCAGAAAATTGCTAGACAAGATGAAAAGTTGGCACAGG CAGAAAGTACAAGTCTGGTGTTGACGCTTATGTGGTGCTTTCTTCCTCATCAGAATCCACAGCGGtaa
- the LOC112554999 gene encoding E3 ubiquitin-protein ligase rnf168-like isoform X3, which translates to MASKQSSSLQGDKETLDECKCPICMYILIEPVTLPCAHELCMPCYKKNVEEGSFTCPLCRTRISNWARKATKNNTLLDQKRWEQVKKLFPEKVQRRLDGLDDVTDEDDMNDNEEIDLQYRRIVQLSKPGEIREEYEAEVKRLDHGAEEERRREEEASVALIQELVTEDNQHIQKNQHLQQKIARQDEKLAQESTSLVLTLMWCFLPHQNPQR; encoded by the exons ATGGCATCCAAACAGTCATCATCTCTTCAAGGCGATAAAGAGACACTGGATGAATGTAAATGCCCAATTTGTATGTATATTCTTATCGAGCCTGTGACACTTCCATGTGCCCACGAGCTTTGTATGCCATGTTACAAGAAAAACGTTGAAGAAGGCAGCTTTACGTGCCCGTTATGTCGCACACGAATATCCAACTGGGCTCGTAAAGCGACGAAAAACAACACTCTTTTGGACCAGAAACGCTGGGAACAAGTTAAGAAATTATTCCCTGAAAAAGTTCAAAGACGTCTTGATGGATTAGACGACGTAACTGACGAAGATGATATGAATGACAACGAAGAAATCG ATTTGCAGTACAGGCGAATAGTGCAACTGTCCAAACCTGGAGAGATTCGAGAAGAATATGAAGCAGAAGTGAAAAGG TTGGATCATGGAGCagaagaggagagaaggagggaagaggAGGCAAGTGTTGCTCTGATACAGGAACTTGTTACTGAAGACAATCAACACATTCAAAAGAATCAACATTTACAGCAGAAAATTGCTAGACAAGATGAAAAGTTGGCACAGG AAAGTACAAGTCTGGTGTTGACGCTTATGTGGTGCTTTCTTCCTCATCAGAATCCACAGCGGtaa